Within bacterium, the genomic segment ATGAACTCCCCGGAGGGGTCGTGTTCGAGATGGGCGCCCACCGCGAGGAGAGCTTCCGCGCGTGCGATCTGCTCATCGTCAGCCCGGGGATACCGGCGACGAACCGGTATATCGCCATCGCCGCAGAGAGCGGGGCCGAGGTGATCAGCGAGATCGAACTCGCCGGGCGGCTCTGCGAGACGCCGATCGCCGCCGTGACGGGCACCAACGGGAAGACGACCACGGCGGCCATGCTCTCGGCCATCCTGGGGGCCGCCGGCTACAGCGCGCCCCTCGGCGGGAACATCGGCAACCCGCTGACCGAAATGGTGGAGCGGGAGGGCGCGTCGGCGGACTTCATCGTCGCCGAGGTGAGCAGCTTCCAGCTCGAATGGTGCGACACCTTCCGGCCGCGGGTGGGGATCATCACCAACGTTTCGCCCGATCACCTTGATCGCCATCCCGACCTCGATGCCTACGCCGAGCTGAAGGCGCGTCTGCTCGCCCGGCAGGAGGCCGGGGACGCCAAGGTGCTCAACGGGGACGATCCGCTCACCGCGCGGTATCTCACCGGCGGGGCGCAGGCGGCGCTCTCCTTCCGGCGGAGCGGAGCGGTCGATCGCGGCGCCTTCCAGGATGGGGGTGCGCTCATGCTCGCCCGCCCGGATGGCGTGCGCCGGATCTGTGCGGCGGCGGATCTCCGCGTCGCCGGGGTTCACAACATCGAGAACTTTCTCGCGGCCTGCGCGGCGGCGGA encodes:
- the murD gene encoding UDP-N-acetylmuramoyl-L-alanine--D-glutamate ligase — translated: MEQTKAEWIESLRACRAVVMGMARTGRAAAGALARRGAEVVATDLQVAPGLADELPGGVVFEMGAHREESFRACDLLIVSPGIPATNRYIAIAAESGAEVISEIELAGRLCETPIAAVTGTNGKTTTAAMLSAILGAAGYSAPLGGNIGNPLTEMVEREGASADFIVAEVSSFQLEWCDTFRPRVGIITNVSPDHLDRHPDLDAYAELKARLLARQEAGDAKVLNGDDPLTARYLTGGAQAALSFRRSGAVDRGAFQDGGALMLARPDGVRRICAAADLRVAGVHNIENFLAACAAADFLGAPLEAMQETARTFEGLPHRMEYIAEVDGVYWVNDSKGTNVGATAMSLMSIEGKVLLIAGGTDKGSDLAPMEAPVRERVRKMVLIGEAAARFAAFFEGKVVLERAGDLETAVQSCRREARPGETVLLSPACASFDQFKDYAARGDAFRRMVKRLKEERS